AGCCACTGATTATATTGTTGAACATTAATTTGTGAGCGATCCGCACGATAGCAATGCCAATCTAAACACACTCTTAGTCGGCGACGATTTAATAGCACAGAAAAGATTGCTGCAGAATTTTGGTTAAACTCGTATTTAAAATAAGCGAAGAAATGCGCGCGTACCTGCCAACCATTGGTCCAACTTTCGATATGTGGTTTCGCAAAAGGTGTGCCAAGTTGCTTTGCGACTTCTTGAATAATCGCTTTCCAGTTATCCCAATGTAATTTGTAATCCGCTTTAATCGCTGGAATGTCTTCCGGACAGAATTTTTTCATTTGGGCGAATTGGTAGAAAGGAATATTGAACAGTTCACAAGATTCAGCCGTAAGCGAGAGCATAGCGTTTCCTTAAAAATCACTGTAATTTTTGACCGCACTTTGAGTGAAGAACTGTTTGTCTTCCCAACGCAATAGGGTCATTCGATTATTCCACACACATCCTGTATCCAAGGCATAAATACCTTTTGGAGTTGGCTCATCGACTAAACTTGCCCAATGCCCAAAGACAATGGGAATTTGTTTATAAAGTGGGTTATCTAAATTAAACCAAGGCGTGAGCTCAGCTGGCGCATCTTTTAAAGGGGATTTACAGGCAAAATCAAAGCGATGATCCAAATAGCAAAAACGCATTCGAGTGAAAGCATTAATAATGTAACGATGGCGTTCTAAGCCCTGCAAATCCGGCGACCAGCGATCAGGCTGTTCAGAATACATATTTTCAATAAGATAATGAAAATCCCCGTTTTGTAAAATCTGTTCAACTTCAGCTGCACAAGATTTTGCGGTTTCCAAATTCCAATCAGGCGAAATGCCTGCATGCGCCATCAGGAAGTTTAATTCTTCATTATGAACAAGTAAGGGCTGATGGCGTAACCAATGAATCAGCTCATCAAAATCGGGTGCATTAAAAATGGCATCGACACGATCACGCGGTTTTACTTTTTTTATACCCAGTGCGGTCGCAATTAAGTGTAAATCGTGATTTCCTAGCACGGTTTGCGCTGCATTACCAAGTGATTTTACGAAACGAAGACATTCAAGTGATTTATCTCCTCGCGCGACAAGATCCCCCACAAGATAAAGTTTATCTTGCGTAGGATTGAAATCTACACGCTCTAATAAAAGCTGTAATTCATCATAACAGCCTTGCAAGTCACCGACGAAATAGGTTGCCATTTTTGACCGCTCTTTACTCTTCTGAATCTAAGATTTCATCTTTATTAATATCAGCTGGAGGATTATCCGTCAACCAGTTTGCTAAGCGCGCATAATCTGCGATAGCCAAATTTTCTGCACGTGCATTTAAACCAATACCAAGTGCGGTCAGATTTTCAGGTGAAAATAGTGTTGAAAGTGCATTGCGTAATGTTTTTCGACGTTGATTGAACGCTTGGGAGCAAACACGGTTCAACCAATATAAATCTTTTACAGGGTGCGGCAATTCTTTATGCGGAATTAAACGCACAACCGCTGAATCCACTTTAGGTGCAGGTTTGAATGCGGAAGGTGGCACTTCAAGTACAGGCATCACTTGGCAGAAGTATTGCGCCATAATGGTTAATCGGCCGTAAGCTTTGCTATTTGGTCCTGCGCATAAGCGTTTCACCACTTCTTTTTGCAGCATGAAGTGCATATCTTGAATCACATCATGATACTTAAACAAGTGGAACATCAATGGGGTAGAAATGTTATAAGGCAAGTTACCAAATACACGTAATTTCTGCCCTTTTTCTGCTAAATTTTCTTTTGTATAAAGCTCACCAAAATCAAATTGCATTGCATCCGTTTCAATAACGGTGAGCTTTTGATGTAAGAATGGATGATGACGTAAACGTTCTGCAAGGTCTCGGTCAAGCTCTACCACAGTCAGATGATCGACAAGTTCACCAACCGGCTCTGTTAATGCACCAAGTCCCGGACCAATTTCCACTAAGAATTGATTGGGTTGTGGGTAAATCGCGGCCACGATACCTTGAATCACAGAAGTATCATGTAAAAAGTTTTGACCAAAGCGTTTACGCGCTGTATGGCCTAAGTGTTTTTTTGAATTCATAAGTGCTATTTAATAAGAAAAGTGCGGTTATTATAGAGCCTGTATTTCTTTTGTAAATCATTCCTAAGTCTTGATACAACGTACAAATTGGTAAAAAAAGTGATTTTTTTCTGTTCAATTTTATTTTAATCTTTCGTCTAACGCCAAAAACCGCTATAATCCGCCCGTTTTTCATTTATAACCCGCAAAAAGTGCGGTCAAAAAAATCATAATTTTAGAGGATAAAATGGCAAAAGAAGATTGCATTGAAATGCAAGGCACAATTTTGGAAACCTTACCAAATACCATGTTCCGCGTTGAGTTAGAAAATGGTCACGTGGTGACTGCACATATTTCTGGCAAAATGCGTAAAAACTATATTCGTATCTTAACGGGCGATAAAGTAACAGTAGAAATGACACCTTATGACTTGAGCAAAGGTCGTATCATTTTCCGTAGCCGTTAATTTAGAAATAAAAGAAAAGCCGATATGTTGATATCGGCTTTTTTTGTTTGAAAAGCATACAAATTATTTGAAGTCTAGAAAAAAATCTGTATAATCAGCGCCCTTAGCCACGTTCATTTTTTCGTTCCTTGCCTTTGCAGATTGGTGGCTAATCTACGTCAAAGGCTGATTAACCCGTAAGGAGCAGTAATGCGTCACTACGAAATCGTGTTTATGGTTCATCCGGACCAAAGCGAGCAAGTACCAGGTATGATCGAACGTTACACAGGTTCTGTTAAAGAAGCTGGTGGTCAAGTTCATCGCCTAGAAGATTGGGGTCGTCGTCAATTAGCGTACCCAATTAACAAATTACACAAAGCACACTATGTGCTTATGAATGTAGAAGCGCCTCAACAAGTCATCGACGAGCTAGAAACGACTTTCCGTTATAACGATGCTGTATTACGCAGTCTTGTTATCCATACTAAGCACGCCGTAACCGAAGCGTCCCCAATGAAAGCGGCTAAAGAAGAACGTAAACCTTTAGCTGAAGTTGAAAACAACGATTTTGAGGATGCTGAAGAGTAATTCAAAACTTGATAATCGCTTCTCGTTAATCGGCACAGTGTGTCAATTACCCAAGCGAAGCAAAAGCCCTAACGGGATTGCGCATTGCCAATTTTGGTTGGAACATCGTTCTGAACAAGTCGAAAGTGGTTTATCACGCCAAGCGTGGTTAAAGATGCCAGTTCACGTCAGTGGCAATCAGTTAATAGAAAAAACTCAAAGCATTACGGTCGGCAGTAAACTTCTTGTGGTGGGGTTTATTACTTCACATAAAACCTCAAATGGTTTAACACAGTTAGTATTGCATGCCGAGCAAATCGAATTTATAGATTAGGAGACAGCCAAATGGCACGTTATTTCCGTCGTCGTAAGTTCTGCCGTTTCACAGCGGAAAATGTTGTTGAAATCGATTACAAAGATATCGCTACATTAAAGAACTACATTTCTGAAAGCGGCAAAATTGTACCAAGCCGCATTACCGGTACTCGTGCGAAGTACCAACGCCAATTAGCACGCGCAATCAAACGCGCTCGTTATTTAGCGTTATTACCTTACTCTGATTCTCATCACAATTAAGAAGGAGTTAGGAAATGCAAGTAATTCTTTTAGATAAAATCGTTCACCTAGGTAACGTAGGTGATCAAGTTAATGTTAAATCTGGTTTCGCTCGTAACTTCTTAATCCCACAAGGTAAAGCAGTTATGGCAACTAAAGCTAACATTGAACACTTTGAAGCACGTCGTGCAGAGTTAGAAGCAGCGGCAGCAGCAAGTTTAGCAGCAGCTCAAGCTCGTGCAGCACAAGTGACTGCGTTAGGTTCTGTAACTATCGCATCTAAAGCAGGTGATGAAGGTCGTTTATTCGGCGCAATCACTACTCGTGATGTAGCAGAAGCAGTAACTGCAGCAGGCGTTGAAATTGCGAAAAGCGAAGTTCGTTTACCAAACGGTCCAATCCGTACTCTTGGTGATCACGATGTTCGTTTCCAACTTCACGGCGAAGTATTTGCAACATTAGATGTTATCGTTGTTGCAGAATAATTATCAAAGTTTTTGATAAAAAAAAGAAAACCCGACGTAATGTCGGGTTTTTTGTTTATACAGATTTAGAAAAATATTTTTTTACTCAAAGATAATATCTCAAGCTATTTAAATTTATCTGCATATTTTTCACTATTAATCCAAGAATGATCTTGTTCCCAAGTAAACCGCCATTTTCTTACAGGACCAGCCATAACATTTAAATAATAATTGTCATAACCTGCAATAGTTGCGACTGGATGGTATCCTTTTGGTACTTGAACAACATCCCCATCATACACCGCCATACATTCATCTAGTGAACGATCATCGGTATAAACTCGTTGTAATGCAAAACCCTGTGATGGTGAGAAACGATGATAGTAGGTTTCTTCCAAATAGGTTTCAGTCGGAGAGTTTTTATCGTCGTGTTTATGGCTAGGGAAAGAACTCGTATTACCTTCATCTGTAAATACTTCAACAACCAATAAGGCATCAGCGGTTTCAGTTTCAGGGAGAATATTATGTACTAAGCGCTTATTATTTCCATATCCGCGTTTTTCTACACCAACATCCTCAGGTTTAATTAAGCGAATTGGTAAATTACCTTGACTTGGTGCTCTACAGACAGCTAATTCTAGATAACTTTCAGCTTTGATTTGTACTTTTTGTTGGTGTGGAACATAGACAGAATAAGGCGGAATGCGCTCAAATGGGGAGGCTCGATTACCAATATGCTCGAAAGTGGCTTGGGATGTAACAATAGTAGCCTTACCAGCAACGAGAACAAAACAAGTTTCAGTATTTTCAGTATCAAAAGTTAGTTCTTGCTCTTCTTGTAGATGGTACATTTCAAAACCAACGTACTCCCAATTTGCTGTTTTTGGGGTGATTTTTTGTACTTCACCATTCTTTTCAGGATGATCTTTTCGTGATTTGGATAGTAAATAACTCATTTCATGCTCCTAAAATAGCCGAATAACTTCTTAAGATAATACTCTGTTCACTAAATTAATCTAGCGAGATTTCTAAAAAATCAGACATAGATCACATAAATGAAATAAAATATCCAATACCCCATAAAGTGGATTGAAAAGTTCAAATTATTTGCCTACTCTATACTAGATTTAAAGAATGAGTATTGTTTTTTATGCAAGTTGTTATTCATTTGTCGCATCTTAATTTCTGAAACTGTATGAAGGAGTTCAAAATGGAAACTGTTTATAACTTTATTAATGGTAAACAAGTGCCAAGCAGAGGGACAAAAGCGCATCCAATTTATAATCCTGCAACAGGTGAGCAAATTCGCCAAGTGATTATGAGTACTCCGGATGATGTAAATGAAGCTATCGAAGTAGCACATAAAGCTTTTGCTGATTGGTCAGCAACCTCTCCGCTACGTCGTGCCCGGATTATGTTTAAGTTTAAAGAACTGTTGGAAAGAGATTGGGATTCATTAGCTCGTTTAATCGTAGAGGAGCATGGTAAAGTTTATTCTGATGCTTGTGGTGAATTGACTCGTGGTTTGGAAGTTGTTGAATTCTCATGCGGTATTCCTCATTTATTAAAAGGTGAATTTTCAGAGCAAGCAGGACGTGGCATCGATATTCATTCATCTTTGCAACCACTAGGGGTAACAGTTGGTATTACGCCATTTAACTTCCCTGCAATGGTGCCAATGTGGATGTTCCCAATTGCATTAGCTTGCGGCAATACCTTCATTTTAAAACCAGCTAAAGCAGATCCTTCCTTATCTATTCGTTTAGCTGAACTGTTAAAAGAAGCAGGTTTACCAGATGGCGTATTTAATGTGGTGCATGGTGATCGTCACGATAATGAAATTTTATTGCGAGATCCGCGTGTTCATGCGGTGAGTTTTGTGGGTTCTACACCAGCGGCAGCGCATGTATATAAAGTTGGTTCAGAATTTGGCAAGCGTGTACAAACTTTTGGTGCAGCGAAAAACCATGCATTAATTATGCCAGACGCAGATATTGAATCTACTGCAAATGCTTTATTAGGTGCCGCATTTGGTGCGGCGGGAGAACGTTGTATGGCATTGGCATTGGCGGTTACGATTGATGATGAAACTGCAGATAAATTAGTGGCAGCTTTAAAACCAAAAGTAGAAGCACTTCGTTATGGTCCAGGTATTCCAAAAGATGGTGAAAAAGAAATGGATTTTGGTCCATTAATTACTCAGCAACATCTCAACAATGTGACAAATTATATTACAACTGGTGTGGAAGAAGGTGCAACACTTCTTGTTGATGGTCGAGGTAAAAAGCCAGTTGGTCATGAGAATGGTTTCTTTATCGGGGGTTCCTTGTTCGATAATGTCACTTCCGATATGGTGATTTATAAAGAAGAGATCTTTGGACCTGTATTAGGTATTGTCAGAGCAAAAAGCTTTGAAGAAGCAATGAAGTTAATTAATGAACACCCTTATGGAAATGGTACCGCTATCTTTACCTCTGATGGTGGTGCTGCTCGTGAGTTTGCATATCATGTTCAGGCGGGAATGGTGGGCATTAATGTGCCGATTCCTGTACCGATGTCATTCCATTGTTTCGGTGGTTGGAAGCATTCATCTTACAGTACCTTGAACGTTTATGGTCCGGATGGTGTTCGTTTTTATACGAAGATGAAAACAACGACAACACGTTGGCCAAATAAATATGTAATTGAAAACGCTGCATTTAGTATGCCGACACTGTAATTAACATAATTTTTTAAATCATAAAGAGGAGATAATTGCGTTGAGGATGTTATCTCCTCTTGTTCTATGCAATAAATAGTAAGGATATCATATGAAACAAGTTCGTATTGGTTTGATAGGTACTGGATATATCGGTCGTTGCCATGCCATTGCTTATGCTCAGGCGCCAACAGTATTTCCACTTGATGCTGAATTGGTTCTGGAATATTTAGCCGAGATTACGCCAGAATTAGCCGAGGAAAAGGCAAAAGAATTCGGTTTTAAACGTTTTACAGGGGATTGGAAGGATATTGTGCAAGATCCAAATGTGGATGTAGTAGATATTTGCACTCCAAACTTTCTCCATAAAGAAATTGCATTAGCGGCTATTGCTAATGGTAAACATGTTTACTCTGAAAAGCCGCTAGCGCTCACAGCAGAAGATGCAAAATTAATGTATGAAGCGGCAAAGAAAGCAAATGTTAAGACCTTGGTTGGGTTTAATTATATAAAAAATCCAACTACTCAATTAGCCAGAGAAATTATTGCTAATGGTGAAATTGGAGAAGTAGTACATTTTTATGGTACTCATAATGAAGATTACCTTGCTAACGAAAATACACCATTGGATTGGCACTGCGTGAAAGAAAAAGCAGGATTAGGTGCATTAGGAGATTTAGCCGCTCATATTGTACAGATGTCTCAGTATTTATTAGGGCAGGATATTCGGGCGGTTATAGGAGATATGCAAACAGTAATTAAAAATCGCCCAAACCCTCATAATTTACAAGAGCGTTTAGATGTTGAGAATGAAGATCAGGCGACAGCATTGGTTCGATTTGATAATGGATGCATGGGCACGATTGAAACATCTCGAATTGCTTGTGGACGAAAAATGGGACTGAGTTATGTCATTACGGGGACAAAAGGTAGTATTTCTTATACTCAAGAAAGAATGGCTGAATTAAAGCTTTATTTACATGATGAAGATCCGGCAAGACAAGGATTTAAAACAATCCTTACTGGACCATTGCATCCGGATTACAGGAATTTTTGTGTGAGCGCAGGTCATGGTATTGGTTTTAACGATCAGAAAACGGTGGAGATCAGAGATTTAGTAAATGGTTTAGCTTCACCTGAAGGTGTTTTATATCCTGATTTTGAAGAAGGATATAAGGTGTCTCGCGTGTTAGATGCAATAGCATTATCGTATCACCAAAAACGTTGGGTTAATGTGGAAGAAATAGCGTAATTCGATGAGGGGCATTCAATTATAGTGCCCCTTATTTTTTTATTATTAATCGGAAGATTTTGCGAATAGTAAATATTTTCGACTAAAAAGTAAGATCTACTTCACACTTTCAAAAAATGACAGTTGCAGAAAATCTTCTTTTAATGATATAGATAGTGTTGGATGATTTATTCCAATTTGTACCTCGATGAAATTTATATTCGCATGCTGTGAGAGTATAGCTGTATTTCAATCTTTGTTATTCGTTTAACTAATAAAGGGAGTAGCATTATGAAAAAAACATTGCTTGCGTTACTTTGCGGTGGAGTTTTATTAACGTCTCAAGCTGTTATCGCTAAAAATGTTGTGATTGGTGCACCAATGGTTGCCTTTTCTGATAAATGGCAAACCTATCTTCAAGATGCCATTCGTGAGTTTGATAAAGCTCATGATGATGTGGAAATTAAACTCGCAGATGCGAATGGTGATCCCGCTCGTTTATTAAATGATGCAGAAACATTTATCGATCAAAAAGTTGATGCATTACTTGTTGTTCCAACAGATCCAAATATTGTTAAGGTTATTGGCAAAAAAGCTAAACGAGCCGGTATCCCTCTCATTATTATCAATCGTAAACCATTAGATGAAGATATGCAGTACGTTACCAGTTATGTAGGATCGGATGAAATCGAAGGTGGACGTATTCAAGCTAACTTTATTGTTGATACCTTAAAAGGTAACCCTGCTGAAGCTGCAATCTTGATGGGACCTTTAGGTCAAGATGCTCAAATTAAGCGTACACAAGGCAATAAGGAAATTTTTGGTCAGCATAAAAATATTAAAATTTTTACTGAACAAGAAGGTAAATGGGATAGAGCTAAAGGCCTAGAAATTGCAGAAAACTTACTTGCGGCAAATAAAAACTTAAATGTTGTTGTTAGTAATAATGATGAAATGGCGATTGGGGCGGTATTAGCTGGCAGAAAATTAGGTCTTAAAGATGAAGATTTAATTATTGTTGGTCTTGATGCAACACCTGATGCATTAGATTATTTAGGTAAAGGATTAGATGCAACAGTGTTCCAATCAGCTGTAGGACAAGGTTCTGCGGGGGCTGAAATGGCCTATCTTGCTGCAAAAGGTGAAAAAGTTCCAGCTGTGAAATGGGTACCTTTTGAACTCGTTACACCAGATAAAAAAGAGGAATATCAAGCGAGATATAAAAAATAGATTTTCTCATCTAAATAACGGAAGGGTGACAACCCTTCCGGTTAAAGCTAAAGAGATTTATTAATGGAGGGATGAACAATGTTAAAAAAGGTATGCATTTTAGTTATTAGTCTCTTTTTTGCCCCAGTTATTTTAGCCAAGTCGATAGTAGTTGGCGTTTCAATGTATAGCCTTGCAGATAAATATCCCACTTATTTGCAGGATTCCATGGATAAGTTTGTCGCCTCCCAATCTAATCTTAAATTTAAATATGCCGATGCGAATGGCGATCCCGCCAAGATGTTAAATGATGTGGAAAATTTTATTGATTCAAAGGTCGATGCTTTGATCATTATGCCAACAGATCAAAAGATCGTAAAAGCCATTGGATTAAAAGCAAGAAAAGCGAAGATTCCTTTAATTGTGGTGACAGTGAAACCGAATGAAGAAGACATGCAATATGTAGCGAGCTACGTTGGTTCTGAAGAAATTAAAAGTGGTGAAATGCAGGGAGAATTTATTGTTAATTCATTGAATGGTAAACCAGCTAAAGCCATTATTTTACTTGGACCATTGGGTTTAGAAGCTCAAATTAAACGAACAGAGGGTAATAAAAAGATCTTTGCACAGCATCCTGAAATTAAAGTGGTCGCAGAACAAGAGGCAAAATGGGATAGAGCTAAAGGGATGGAAGTCGCAGAAAATCTGCTTTCAGCTCACCGAGATGCAAATGTAATTCTGAGTAATAATGATGAAATGGCGATCGGGGCTTTATTGGCTGCGAAGAAACTTGGCTTCAAAGATGAAGACATGCTCATTGTAGGAATTGATGCTACACCAGACGCTTTAGCTTATTTAGGTAATGGCTTGGATGCGACCGTTTATCAATCTGCATCAGGACAAGGACGATTGAGTGCAGAAATGGCCTATAAGGCTGCGCTTGGTGAAGAGATTCCCAAATATAATTGGATTCCTTTTGAATTGGTTACCCCAGAAATGAAGGAACAATATATCAACAAATATAAGGAGTAAATTGACCGCACTTTATAACGTTATTTCCGTATTTATTTTTATCGAGTCAAGGAGTTAAACATGACTAATAGTAATAGCTCAAATTCTCCCTATATTTTAGAAATGAGAAATGTATCGAAAACATTTCCTGGGGTTAAGGCATTAGATCGGATCAATCTCCGAGTCAAGCGTGGAAGTGTTCACGCTCTGATGGGGGAAAATGGAGCAGGTAAATCCACATTGATGAAAATTCTATATGGAATTTATATTCCTGATGAAGGTGGAGAACTTATTCTAGATGATAAACCTTTTAAACCGGGGCGTCCTATTGATGCAATTCGTCGTGGTCTAACTATGGTGCCTCAGGAAATTTCTCCTGCTGCTAATTTGACGATTGCGGATAATTTTTATTTAGGTCGGGAAATAACGAAAGGTAAATTTTTCCTTAATCAAAAAGCAATGAATGAGCAAGCCTCCGCGATTCTAAAAGAGCTTGGTGTGCCGATGGACGTGACAGAAAAAATGTCAGATGTATCGGTAGCAAAAGCTCAGTTGGTTGCGATTGCGACTGCCGTTTCTAATGATGCGAAAGTGATCATTATGGATGAGCCAACAACGGCATTAACTGAAAATGAAGTAGATCAACTTTATCGCATTATTGAAACGGTCAAAGCGAGAGGTATTGCGATTATCTTCATCTCTCACAAATTAGATGAGGTCTTTAGAGTATCTGATGAGATCACGGTAATTCGCGATGGTCAATATGTGGATACGAAGCCAACAAAAGAAGTGACCAAAGAACAACTCATTTCCATGATGGTTGGCCGTGATATGTCAGAAATGTTCCAACGTGAGCGTTTTGAATTATCTGATGAGATTGTTTTAGAAATTAAACATTTTACCCGAGAAGGAAAATATCAAGATATTAATTTTGCTGTACGTAAAGGTGAGATCTTTGGTATTGCTGGATTAGTTGGTGCAGGTCGTTCGGAAATTGTAGAAGGCTTATTTGGTTATAAACCTGCGGATAGTGGTGAGATTTATATTAAAGGCGAAAAAGCGATTATTAATAATCCGCTAGATGCCATGAAGCATAAAATTGGCTTTGTAACTGAAGACAGAAAATTGACAGGCTTGTTCCTAAATCTGAGCATTACAGACAATATGATCATGCCGGAAATGTCGCCTTATTTAGAGAATTTCCTTGTATCTGTTGCAAGAGCACAAAAAACGGCAAATGAACAAAAAACAAAACTCAAAATAAAAGCGCCAAATGTGGATGTGATTACGAATAATCTGTCTGGCGGTAACCAACAAAAAGTATTGCTTGCTCGTTGGTTATTACTAGAGCCTGAAATTTTGATTTTAGATGAACCAACAAAAGGGATTGACGTCGGGGCTAAAGCTGAGCTCTATAAATTGATGGTTGAGTTATCAAAACAAGGTAAAACGATCATTATGATTACGTCAGATATGTTGGAGCTTTTATCAATGAGTGATCGCGTTATGGTTATGCATGAAGGGCATCAAGTTGGCATCATTCCACATACAGAATTGACTCAAGAGCGAGTACTTGAATTGGCTTCGGGTTAGTGTCTATTAATTAGAATGGTTTATTTATTAAGATTAAAAAAGTGAGAGGTTTATTATGGAAAACGTGACACTGAAGAAAATAATTAATGCGTATGGAATGGTCTTAATTTTAATTCTTCTCTTTTTGGCATTGTCTGTTTCAATAGACGGTTTTTTTTCAGCTAGAACAGTATGGAGTATTATCGAACAAGTATCCATGTTTGGTATTATTGCAATTGGTGTAACCTTCATCATTATCACAACGGGTATCGATCTATCATCTGGCTCAGTGGTGGCACTTACAGCAGTCGTTTCAGCTTCAATTGTGACTGGTGGTGATAGCGTATCATCTGCGCTGCTGGCTTTTGCTGCCTCAATTTTAATTGGTGCTTTATTGGGATTGTTTAATGGTGGATTTACCGCGCTTGGTGGCATTCCGCCGTTTATCTCAACTTTAGGTATGATGATTATTGCACGTGGTGCTGCACAGCTTTATTCTGATGGTCGCCCAATTGATGCGTCTTCAGAAGCATTTACCTGGATTGCTGATGTGAATATTTTTGGACTTCCAGGGCTGGTTTTGTTGTATATCTTAATTGTGATTGCTTCTCATATTTTACTTAGCCGTTCAACTTTTGGTCGTCATGTTTATGCAGTAGGTGGAAATCTGAATGCAGCTAAAATTTGTGGTATTAACACAAATAGAACATTAATTTGGGTTTATGTTCTAGGTGGAGCATTATCTGGATTAGCAGGCGCTTTACTCGCATCACGAACCTATGCGGGTAACCCATCTTACGGTTTAGCTTGGGAGCTTGATGCTATCGCGGCAGCCGTTATTGGTGGAGTTTCTTTAAGTGGTGGCTTCGGTACTATTCCAATGTGTGTGATTGGAGCTTTAATTATCGGTACCACCAATAAAGGCTTAAATATGTTAGGTGTGGACCCATACTGGCAGCAAATTGTTAAAGGGGCGATTATTGTAATCGCAGTATTACTTGATACTTTAAAACGTCGTAAAAAAGGGTAATGGAGACAAATACCCATTGATTTCAGAAAAGGCTACCTATGGTAGCCTTTTTTATTGGCATTAAGATTTAAAGCA
This portion of the Haemophilus parainfluenzae T3T1 genome encodes:
- the iolB gene encoding 5-deoxy-glucuronate isomerase, with the translated sequence MSYLLSKSRKDHPEKNGEVQKITPKTANWEYVGFEMYHLQEEQELTFDTENTETCFVLVAGKATIVTSQATFEHIGNRASPFERIPPYSVYVPHQQKVQIKAESYLELAVCRAPSQGNLPIRLIKPEDVGVEKRGYGNNKRLVHNILPETETADALLVVEVFTDEGNTSSFPSHKHDDKNSPTETYLEETYYHRFSPSQGFALQRVYTDDRSLDECMAVYDGDVVQVPKGYHPVATIAGYDNYYLNVMAGPVRKWRFTWEQDHSWINSEKYADKFK
- the rpsR gene encoding 30S ribosomal protein S18, with the translated sequence MARYFRRRKFCRFTAENVVEIDYKDIATLKNYISESGKIVPSRITGTRAKYQRQLARAIKRARYLALLPYSDSHHN
- the apaH gene encoding bis(5'-nucleosyl)-tetraphosphatase (symmetrical) ApaH; amino-acid sequence: MATYFVGDLQGCYDELQLLLERVDFNPTQDKLYLVGDLVARGDKSLECLRFVKSLGNAAQTVLGNHDLHLIATALGIKKVKPRDRVDAIFNAPDFDELIHWLRHQPLLVHNEELNFLMAHAGISPDWNLETAKSCAAEVEQILQNGDFHYLIENMYSEQPDRWSPDLQGLERHRYIINAFTRMRFCYLDHRFDFACKSPLKDAPAELTPWFNLDNPLYKQIPIVFGHWASLVDEPTPKGIYALDTGCVWNNRMTLLRWEDKQFFTQSAVKNYSDF
- the rpsF gene encoding 30S ribosomal protein S6; its protein translation is MRHYEIVFMVHPDQSEQVPGMIERYTGSVKEAGGQVHRLEDWGRRQLAYPINKLHKAHYVLMNVEAPQQVIDELETTFRYNDAVLRSLVIHTKHAVTEASPMKAAKEERKPLAEVENNDFEDAEE
- the infA gene encoding translation initiation factor IF-1 → MAKEDCIEMQGTILETLPNTMFRVELENGHVVTAHISGKMRKNYIRILTGDKVTVEMTPYDLSKGRIIFRSR
- a CDS encoding CoA-acylating methylmalonate-semialdehyde dehydrogenase, with the protein product METVYNFINGKQVPSRGTKAHPIYNPATGEQIRQVIMSTPDDVNEAIEVAHKAFADWSATSPLRRARIMFKFKELLERDWDSLARLIVEEHGKVYSDACGELTRGLEVVEFSCGIPHLLKGEFSEQAGRGIDIHSSLQPLGVTVGITPFNFPAMVPMWMFPIALACGNTFILKPAKADPSLSIRLAELLKEAGLPDGVFNVVHGDRHDNEILLRDPRVHAVSFVGSTPAAAHVYKVGSEFGKRVQTFGAAKNHALIMPDADIESTANALLGAAFGAAGERCMALALAVTIDDETADKLVAALKPKVEALRYGPGIPKDGEKEMDFGPLITQQHLNNVTNYITTGVEEGATLLVDGRGKKPVGHENGFFIGGSLFDNVTSDMVIYKEEIFGPVLGIVRAKSFEEAMKLINEHPYGNGTAIFTSDGGAAREFAYHVQAGMVGINVPIPVPMSFHCFGGWKHSSYSTLNVYGPDGVRFYTKMKTTTTRWPNKYVIENAAFSMPTL
- the rsmA gene encoding 16S rRNA (adenine(1518)-N(6)/adenine(1519)-N(6))-dimethyltransferase RsmA → MNSKKHLGHTARKRFGQNFLHDTSVIQGIVAAIYPQPNQFLVEIGPGLGALTEPVGELVDHLTVVELDRDLAERLRHHPFLHQKLTVIETDAMQFDFGELYTKENLAEKGQKLRVFGNLPYNISTPLMFHLFKYHDVIQDMHFMLQKEVVKRLCAGPNSKAYGRLTIMAQYFCQVMPVLEVPPSAFKPAPKVDSAVVRLIPHKELPHPVKDLYWLNRVCSQAFNQRRKTLRNALSTLFSPENLTALGIGLNARAENLAIADYARLANWLTDNPPADINKDEILDSEE
- the rplI gene encoding 50S ribosomal protein L9; translated protein: MQVILLDKIVHLGNVGDQVNVKSGFARNFLIPQGKAVMATKANIEHFEARRAELEAAAAASLAAAQARAAQVTALGSVTIASKAGDEGRLFGAITTRDVAEAVTAAGVEIAKSEVRLPNGPIRTLGDHDVRFQLHGEVFATLDVIVVAE
- a CDS encoding glucose-6-phosphate 1-dehydrogenase family protein produces the protein MLSLTAESCELFNIPFYQFAQMKKFCPEDIPAIKADYKLHWDNWKAIIQEVAKQLGTPFAKPHIESWTNGWQVRAHFFAYFKYEFNQNSAAIFSVLLNRRRLRVCLDWHCYRADRSQINVQQYNQWLDQFDFKQFADFDIWREDESEYDDFRQVKDISEKDLLLRSDEDFWCIGKSIEKAELHQIDPVSFITQTIQQLQPIYDRCHQ
- the priB gene encoding primosomal replication protein N — translated: MLKSNSKLDNRFSLIGTVCQLPKRSKSPNGIAHCQFWLEHRSEQVESGLSRQAWLKMPVHVSGNQLIEKTQSITVGSKLLVVGFITSHKTSNGLTQLVLHAEQIEFID